The DNA sequence CCGCCAGCCAGGCCGGGCTGGAAAAGTCATAGTGTCGGCGGGAGCCGAAGCCGCGCACCCGGCCGGTGCCAGGGTTGACCGGAAGGATCTCAGGATGTGCATCGATCAGCCATTTCGGCGGCGTCGCCGTCGGCGTGCACATGACGACCTTCAGTCCGGCGTCGCCCAGCGTCGCGATGGCCCGGTCGAGCCAGGCGAAGTCGTAGCGGCCCGGGTCGGGCTCGATCCGGCTCCACGCAAATTCGCCGATCCGGACATAACGCAGCCCTAACTGCTGCATGCGCGCGGCATCATTGGCCCACCGGTCCTCGGGCCAATGTTCGGGATAATAGCAGACGCCGAGCATAGCGGGTTCCTGTCGAAGCGATCGCAAGACAGCACGACTTGCGGCAGCGGTGAATGCGCTCCATTGCCCTGCCGCGGTGGACAGTTCCAGCCTATTTATCATATAATTGAACAGGGCGCGGCACAGCGCGCGACAAAGGATTGCCGATGGCCGCCGATCTGCCCGACCATGTCCGCATCGACGGAACCGGGGTCACGCTTGTGCTGGGCCTCGCCAGCGGCCTGCCGACGGTGACGTACTGGGGCCCCCGGCTGCCCGATCACACCGACCTCGGCGCGCTGACAAGGCTGGGGGAGCGGGCCGAGGCCAATGCTTCGCCGGCGGTGGAGCCAGTGCTGGCGCTGACCCCGCTTGCCGGCCAGGGCAGTCCCGGGCGACCGGGCCTTGCGGCGCACCGCGACGGCCGCGACTGGGCAAGCTGGGCGCTGGTCACGGCGGTCGACGCCGGACCCGGCCATCTCGTCATCACCAGCGTCGACCCGGCGCACGGCCTCACGCTGGTGCACACGCTGGCGCTCCATGGCGACGTGCTGGCGGCGACGACGACGCTGACCAACAATGGCGACGCCGCGCTGACCGTCGACGAGCTGGCGGCGCCCGTGCTGCCGCTACCGGGATGCGTCGATCGCATCATCGGCTTCGAGGGCCGTTGGGCCGGTGAGTTCATGACCCGGGCGCTCCACCGCAGCATGGGCATCTGGCTGCGAGAGAACCGCCGCGGGCGCACCAGCCATGACAGTTTCCCCGGCCTGATCGCGACAGGTGCAGATGTCACCGAGGCGCACGGCCTTGCCTATGGCTTTCACCTCGGCTGGAGCGGCAACCACCGGCTGGCGGTCGAAACCCTCGCCGACGGCCGGGGGAGCGTCGCCATGGGCGCGCTGTTCCTCCCCGGCGAGGTCCGGCTGGCGCCTGGCGCGACCCGCGCCTCGCCGCCGCTGTTCGCCAGCGTGTCGGAGGCTGGCTTGTCGGGTCTGTCGCAGCACTTCCACCGTTACCTGCGGTCCCGGCCCGAACACGACCGGTTGCGCGCCAAGCCGCGCCCGGTGCATTACAACAGCTGGGAAGCCGTCTATTTCGATCATGATCCGGCGGTGCTGATCGACATGGCAAGCCGCGCCGCCGCGGTTGGGGTCGAACGTTTCGTCCTAGATGACGGCTGGTTCCTGGGGCGCCGTAACGATCGCGCCGGGCTCGGCGACTGGACTGTCGACCCTGCCGTCTGGCCCGAAGGCCTGCACCCGCTCGTCGACCATGTCACCGGGCTCGGCATGGAATTCGGTCTCTGGGTCGAGCCCGAAATGGTCAATCCCGACAGCAATCTCTATCGCGCTCATCCCGACTGGGTGCTCGGGGCGCCGCCGGCGCCGCAGCTGTCATTCCGCAACCAGCTGGTGCTCGATTTCGGCCAGGCGGCGGTGCGTGCGCACATGTTCGCCGCGATCGACACGCTGCTCCGCGAATATCCCATCGCCTATCTCAAATGGGACATGAACCGCGACCTCAGCCACCCCGGCGGCGCCGACGGTCGCGCAGGGGCAGTGGCGCATGTCGACGGCCTGTACGCGGTGCTCGACCAGCTACGGACGGCGCATCCCGGGGTGGAGATCGAAAGCTGCGCGTCGGGCGGTGGCCGCGCCGACTATGGCGTGCTTGCTCGTACCGACCGGATCTGGACCTCCGATTCGAACGATGCCCTCGATCGCCTTGCCATCCAGCGCGGCTTTTCGCATTTCTTTCCGGCAGAGGTGATGGGCGCGCATGTCGGCCCCGCCACGTGCCATATCACCGGTCGCAAGCTGTCGATGGCGCTCCGCGTTGCAACGGCGCTGTTCGGCCATATGGGCATGGAACTCGACCTGCGTGATGTCGATGCAGCGGACGCTATCGAGCTGACCGCGGGCGTCGCGCTGCACAAGGCGCACCGCACACTGATCCATTCGGGCGATCTTGTCCGGCTGGAGGCGATGGCCGGCGCCAACGCCTTCGCCATCGTCGCCGCCGATCGCAGCGACGCGCTGGTATCCTGGACATTGGTGACGGAACAGCGTGGCTATTTCGCCGAGCCCCTGCGCTTGGCGGGGCTCGATGCCGCTGCCGATTATGCGCTGAAGCCGGTCTGGCCGCAGCCGCTGCGCACGCCGTGGCCGCTTGCCGATGGCGGCGTGTTCAGCGGCGCGGCCCTGATGCAGGCCGGCGTGCAGATGCCGCGGCTGCATCCGGGGACGGCGATCATCCTGCACCTTCGGCGCATTGAAGGTTGCGCCCCGCAGGCAAGCAGCAGTCACAACAACTTTGCTTGAATCAGGGGTGGGTGAGGCTTGCATTGCTGCACCGATAGAGGTGACTTTTCAATGATCGGACAGTCGGGTCGATGGTCACCACTGCATGTGGCAACAAGGTGCTCGCGCGAACACCGCATCGCCTGCAACGCCCTTTCACGGTCCCGCAGGCGGACAAGCTGACCAACGCCTACATAAAAGCGGGCGGACCGGGCAGCGCCGTCAACCCTCGGTCCAGAGCGCCGGAGCCGCTCGAGGGCGGCTCCGGTGCTTCCAGTGACCCTCTGCAACCAACCTGTTCGGCGACATCGCAAATTGGATCAATTGGCGATGCGACCTTGCCCAGCGCGACGGATTGCGCGGCAAGTCGCCTTCCCGCCGTCCGTCAATACCGGTAGGACAATCGCGCCATCCCTGCGTGAACACGATAGTTCGCACCAAATTCCGGCAAATATTGCACGCGCAAGTCGACGCGCTTGCCGAGCAGCTCCGCGCCGATGGCGAACCGGCCCAGCGTGCCCGGGGTCGGCGTTTCAATGCGGAATGTCGGCGTCTGCGGTGACAGCGCCGCCAATCGTGCCTCGACGGTCCAGTCATTGCTGAGACGCGCGACTGCTGCACGCGCAAACGGGCGCATGATCCTGTCGCCCGACAGTGCGATCCTGCCGCCGACCTCGACACCGGCGGTGCCGCCGAGAGCGACGCGGCCGTGCGACAGCACGGTGAGATTGAAGGGTGACGGGCCGCGCTCGGTATAGCCACCGCTCCGGACATGGACGAGGTGGAAGTCGGCGAAGGGCGTGATGAACGCAGCGGTGCCGATGGTCTGCTCATACGCCAGGCGTCCATGCGTGCCGATCTGCCAGACGCGCCGCGAGGCGGTCGCGCTGCTGCCGGTTTGCGCCACGGCGATGGTCCGCGTGCCGGAATACCAGCCGTAGCCGGCGTCGACCGCTCCCGAGATCTGCCATGGCCCTTGGCGATAGCGAACATGGGCGCCGACGAGCGCCGAATCACCATCCGCCTCGAACGGGCTGGTCTCGCCGCTGAAGCGACTGTGCTCATAACCCACCGACGCGGCGACCGACCAGTCATCGGCGACCTGGAATTGCGCGCCGATCTGCAACGCACCGGCGCGGACGTTGAACCCGGCTGAATCGACGGAACCTTGCTGGACCGTGCTGCTGCCGAGCGCGCGTGACCAGACGCAGTTCCCTTGGACGCTGTGCGACGTCGAACAGCCGCTTTCCATATTGGCGACGAAGTCCTGGCTCGCGACGAAGCGAAACGCCGCGATTGCCCCCGGCGCGCCTGCCGACAGGCTCGACAAGGCCCGGTCGTAATCGGCCAGATCACGAACCGCGGCGAGCGCGTTGAACCCGGCGTCGAAGCTGGCGCCGCTTTCGAACAGGGCCTGGAGGTGGTCTGCAACCGTCCGCCGATTGCGCCCCAGGCCGGTGGCGCTTTCGCTGAAGAACGCCCTTGGCTGTATCTGCAAGGCGTTGCCGACAACCGTCACCGGCAGCGCATAGAGCCCGATCCGCGGTGCGGCCACAAGCGCCGGATCGAGCGTCACGCCCTGGGTGGCGGTCAGCACCGTGACCGAACGATTGGTCACGGTCGTGGGGTGAACATTTATCGCGCCGGCAATCTGGGCGCGCCCGGTAATCGCCAGCACATCGGACGCGCCGGTGACGATGTCCGCTGCGATCACCAGCCGGCCCGACGTGCCCTGAACGAAATCGCCGGTCAGGACCGTCGTTGCGTTGCGCCCCACCCCGCCGATCTCCAGGGTTCCCAGATTGTTGAAGCGGCCGCCGACGCCAAGGTTGATGACATCGCGCGCGTCGAAGACACCGCCATCGAGATTGTTGACGACATTGGCCCCGGCGCCGTTGAGGAAGGAGCCGGTGACGGTCCCGGAATTGTTGAGGACGGTCGGCCCGCCGATCGAATTGATTGCAATGGCCGCGGCAGCGGTGCCGTCGATGCCGGCGATAAGGCCGGCGTTGTTGATGGTGTTGGTGGCACCGCCCAGGATCGCGATCGCCCCCGCCATCACCGGTTGCGGCGATTGCGGGACGTCGGACAGTCCGCCCGTCACGGCGCTGGTCGCATCGATGCTGAGCACCGATGTGCCGCTCGTCGATCCGGCATTCTGCACCACGATTCCCGGCGAGCGCACGCCGGTGGCGCTGATGCTGGTCGCCACCAGCTTGACCATGACCGTCTCGCCGGCGGCACCGCTGCCGCCGGCGGTGCCCGCCATCAGGAGGTCGGCGAACCCCAGCAGGCCACCACCGCCGCCGACCGATTGCGCAAGCACCGCCGGCGCATAACGGCCCTGGGTGGCAAGCTTCGCGCCCGTCAGCGCGACGGTCACATTCGCCGCCGATCCGGTCCCCGCCGCAATGATACCGCTGGCGTCGACGCCGGTCCGGGCATTGCCGACATTGGCAAGGTCCCCCGCCAGCCCGCCGCCGCCGCCGATCGATTGCGCCAATATGCCATAGGCCGCGTCGCCGATCGTGGCGATGCTGGCACCGGCGGTCAAAGTGACCGCGACCGCAGCGCCGTTGCCGGTGCCGGTGTTGGTCGCGACGTTGTTCGCCAGCAACTGTCCGCCGAACACCGCGCCGCCGCCGCCGCCGATGGACTGGGCGACGATGGCATGGGCGGTGCGCCCCGCCGTGGCGACACTGCCCGCCATGTCGACCACCACGGTTCCGGCGTTGCCGACGGGGTTGCCGCCGCCGCCGAACGACAGGGTCAGGCCGTGGACATCGCCCAGCCGCCCCTGTGGGTTGTCGACGATCAGCGCCGGGTCGAAGGTCTGGTCGGTGGTCATCGTCCGCACCAGCCCGCCGCCGCCGCCGATCGATTGCACCAACATGCCGATGCCGTGCTTGCCGCCGGTGCTGACGATGCCGTCGTTCTCGATGGCCACGGCGCCGCCGCTGCCCTGCGCCCCGCCGCTGCCGCCGACACTGACCGACAGGCTGCGCAGCGAACCCGCCACCGTGCCCGCCAACCCCGCGCCGCCGCCGCCGCCGCCGACCGATTGCGCGACGATGCCGAACCCCAGCACGCCGCCCGTATCGACCCGTGCGTCCCGGGCATTGCTGACATCGACGACACCGCCATTGCCGCCGGCGCCGCCCGCACCGCCCACACCCACTGCCGCCTGGTTGCGGCCATCGTCGGCGGATTTGTCGGTGGAGCTGGCAGCGCCGCCCTTGCCACCGCCGCCGCCGACACTTTGTGCGAAAATGCCGTCGGACTGGGCCCCGAAGGTAGCGATCTGCCCATTGTTGGCGACCTGCACGCCGCCGGCCGTCCCCGCCGCGCCGCCCCTGCCCCCGACCGACACCGCGACATCGAGGTTTGCGGCGGCGCCGATACTATATGGCCCGCCGGCAAGCTGCTTGGCGATTGCGGACAGCTCCTGCGCCGATTTCAGGATCTCGTTGCCGATGCCGGCAATCTTGAAAATGCCGTCGACGGGCTGCGTGACGTTGCCGCCGAGGTTGAAGCCGGCGGCGAGCGTATCCGCGAGCGACTTGGCCTGGTTGATCGGATTGACCCCGCCCGATGTCGCCCCGCCCTTGCCGCCCTTGCCCCCGCCGCCGCCGACGCTTTGCGCGAACAGGCCCGCCGCGTCGGTGCCGCGGGTGACGATACCGCCGGCGTTCTGCACGCTGACGCCGCCGCCATCGCCGCCGGCGCCGCCATTGCCGCCGACACCGACACTGATCGACAGGGTCGGGCCATTGGCGGCGCCGACGCCGCCGCCCCCCGCACCGCCGCCGCCGCCGACGCTTTGCGCGAAAATGCCGTCGGCGCCGTCACCGCCGGTCGCGATGCCGCCACTGTTGGTGGCTCCGGCGGTCCCGCCGTTGCCGCCCGTGCCGCCGCCGCCGCCCACCGCGATCGCCGCGCTGAACCCGGCCTTGGCCTTGCCTGCCGTCGCCGTGGCATCGCCGCCGCCACCGATACCACCGCCGCCGCCGACGCTTTGCGCCACCAGCCCATAGGCATCGGCACCCAGCGTCAGCAGCAGGTTGCTGTTCGTCGCGGTTGCGGCGCCGCCGATGCCGCCTTCGCCGCCGGCGCCACCGACGGCAACGGCCACCGAAATCTTGACGGCGCCGTCGTCGCCGCCCGAATAGGACGCGGCGGTGCTGTCCCCGCCCGTGCCGCCGCCGCCACCGATCGATTGCGCCATCATCGCATGCGCGCCGTCGCCCGCCGTGGTGATGATGCCGCCGTTGGTGAGGCTCGCCGTGCCGCCGCGGTTGCCCGACCCGCCCGACCCGCCCATCGCCACCGAGATCGACACCGCCGGGATGCGCTTGTCGGGCGACAGCGTCACCGCCCGCGCCACCGCCGCACCGCCGCTGCCGCCACCACCGCCGATCGATTGCGCCTTCAGGCCATAGGCATCGGCGCCGAAGGTCGAAACCTCGCCGGTGTTGTCGATCGTCGCGTTGCCGGCGACGCCGCCGATGCCGCCCTTGCCTCCGACCGCGATCGCCACCGCCGGCACCGCGAGCGTAACGTTGAACGACGTCGCCGCGCCGCCCTTGCCGCCGCCGCCGCCGATCGATTGCGCCTCGATGCCTGCTGCATGGTCGCCATAGGTGCCGACCAGTGCCGCGCTGGTGACCAGCACGTCGCGGGCGATGCCGCCGCTACCGCCGTCGCCACCGATGGTCATGCTGAACGCGGCGCTGCCGGTCGACGTCGCGCTGCCGCCCGCGCCACCCGCACCGCCGATGCTTTGCGCCAGGACTCCGCCGTCGCCGAACGGATCGAGCGCGCCGAGGATGCTCGCTGCCCCCAGGGTGAGCGTGACGGCATTGCCGTCGCCGCCCAGCCCGCCGTTGCCGCCGATGGCGACACTGTAGCCGAGGGCAATGTCGACGGTGTTGCCGCCGACACCGCCGCCGCCGCCGATGCTCTGCACGATCAGCGCGCTGCTCGACGCGCCATTGGCGAGCATGATGCCGTTGACGATCTGGGCGCTGGCAACGCCGCCGTTGCCGCCCGCCGCGCCGGCACCGCCCTGCGCGTTGAAATCGGCCTGCCCGCCACCGCCACCGCCACCGCCGACGCTCTGCACCAGCGCAGCATTGGTCAGCGCGCCGCGCGCAGTGACGGTGCCGGTCTGCGTCGCACTGCCGACAACGAGCGAGGCGCTGCCGCCAGCACCTGCGTAACCGCCGCCGCCCGCCTCGCCGACGACCGAATCGGCGCTGCCGCCGGCACCGCCGGCGCCGCCATTGGCGTTGACGAAAATCGCCGAGATCGGGTCCTTGCCCGCGCCGGTGACGTCGGCACCACCCAGCACCGATGCGGCGGCGGTGCCGCCGCCGCCGCCATTGCCGCCATTGCCAGCCGATGACCCGATGGCGCCCCCGGTCGACCCGCCGGCGCCGCCCGCACCGCCGACCGCCCAGGCGACGATGCCGCCATCGGCGGGGGTGAAGCCGCCGGATACCTTGATCGTCGCCGTGTCGATGATCGCCGACGCGCTGCCGCCATTGCCGCCCGCACCGCCGTCGCCGCCGGCGTTGGAGGACGCGCCGCCGGCCGACCCGCCGGCACCGCCATCGCCGCCGCTGCCGGTCACGAACAGCCCGCCATAGCCCGCCGAAATGCTGCCATTGCCCCAGCGCGCCGCGGCGCTGCCGCCTAGGCCGCCGGCACCCCCGGCGCCGCCCTGCAGGCCGTTGACCGCATCGGTCGTGGTGATCGAACCGCCGCTGCTGCCGGTGCCGCCGATCGCCAGCGCAGTCAGGGCATAGCCGGCGACGGTCACATTGCCGCTGCCCGACGCCAGGATGGTGCCCCCTGCCCCGGCGGCGCCGCCGGTGCCGCCGGTCTTCATGCCCGCCCCGAAGGTGCCGGTGCTGCCGCCGCTGCCGCCGTTGCCGCCGCGCGCCACGACATACAGGCCCGTCTCCGCCAGATTGCCGCCGGCACTGGGACCGATCGTCCCCGAAAAGGCGATATCGATGCGTGCCGACGCGCCGCCGGCACCCCCGTCCCCACCCCTGACCGAAGAAAACGCCGCGGCGCCGGCATCGCCGCCATTGCCGCCGGCACCGCCGCCGGCGACGATTTCGAGCCCGTAGCCATATTCGCCCGGCGCCGACACCGACGCGCCACCGATGGCGATGTTGGTCGCAGTGCTGCTGATCGGCCCCGCCGCTTGCCCCGCAAACCCAGGGCCACCGTCGGTGTCCACGCCGCCATCGCTGCCGGCACAGCCTTCGACGCCGTTGTTGACCAGATTATACGGCACGCCGGGGCCAAAGCCCTGGTTGCCGACGTCGAACGTCAGCGGCGGCGGCGGCGCAGGGGCCGGGCTGTTGCTGCACTGCGCGCGAACGGGCGCGGGAAGCAGCAGCAGGGCACTGCCGCCGATCGCCAGCATATGCCCCCCCCGAAGCTGGTTCATCGCCCTCTCCCCCGGCAAGCCCTCAGCGTATCACGAGGTTGGCGATCAGGCCGTTGACCATCCGGGTGATATCCCCGAACATCGCGAAGTCGGCGCGGTTGACGACGACGAACACCGCGACGCCGCGCCCCGGTGCCATCGCCATATAGGTCATGAAGCCCAGCCCGCCGCCGGTCTTGGTCAGCAGCGCCGGGGTGATGCCGTTGCCGTCCACGGCGACCCAGCCCATCCCCAGCCCCGCCATCGGCCCGGCCTCGTCGAAGCCGATCGCCGCCTGCAGCGCCTGCCGCTGGCGATAGACGGCATGGCTCACGCCCAGGCTGCCATCGGGATCGGCGAGTTCATGGACCAGCCAGCGACCCATGTCGTCGCCGGTGCTGTACAGCCCGCCGCTGCCGCCGGTGGCGCGGGTGTCGCCGCAGGGAAAGCTACCACCCAGCCCTGAACCGACCATCAGCCGCGCGCATTGGTCGGGTGTCGGAACAAGCCCGGTGTCGACCATGCCGAGCGGGCCGGTGACGTGGAGTTTCAGCAGGTCCGCATAGGGCCGCCCGCCGGCAATCTCCACGGCGTCCGCCAGCAGATCGAAACCGACATTGGAATAGGAGGCGATGCGCCCCGGTGCCCAGGGCAGATCATAGCCGGGCAACCACTTCCATCGGTCGGCGCGGGTCGGCCAGGCGCGCGGATTGGCGCCGTCGGGCATATCGTCCAGTTCGCGCGGCATCGCAGCGGAATGGGTGGCGAGGTCGAGCAAGGTGACCTGGCGCACGCCGGACGCCGGCACCTTGTAACTGCCGGCATAGCGTTGCAACGGATCGCTGAGGTGCAGCTTGCCCTCCGCCGCCAACGCGGCCGCCACTTCGCCGACAAAGACCTTGGTGACCGAATTGAGCCGGAACAGGCTCCTGCCATCCGGCACTTTGCCATTGCCCTTTTCGGTTTCACCATAGCCCAGCACCGTGCTTTGGCCGTTGCGCACGATGGTAAGCACCATGCCCGGCGCCCCCGACTCGAGGAACATGACCTCGCCGGCCAATCCGGCCGCCTCGACGACCCGATCCGCCGGTGGCGCTGCAAGGCCCCGCGCCGACATCAGGAGGCCAACCATCGCCAGGACGGATTTCACCAAAGTTCGCGCCATGTCCCCAAACCCCCCGCATATCTTGCCTGAAGGTAAATATGCATCGATCTTGAGAAATGGAACACCAGTCGATGTAACAGTCTTCGGCTTGCCGCGGCTCTATGATATTCGGTTCGCGGCATCCGGACGGCCACCGTTTCCCATTCAAATATTGTCTCCAAGCAAGGCGGGCAGATCCGGTTTTTGCGAACCTGTACTATTCCGCCCTGCCTGCACCGTTTCGGCTCACTTGGTATTCCAACGAATCCTTGAGCCAGAACGCTGACAAATTTGCCCTCAAAAGGCTTTGGCAATAGCAATCCGTGCCTTGTCGACACCGGCACTTGCCTGCGCGTCGGTGCCGTCGGGCATGTCCTTGGCAAGCACCAAAAGGACCGGCGTGCGCCCGTTTTTCGTGATCAGACAGCCGGACAGCGCCCGGTCCGCGCGTTCACGCCGGATCCCGGTTCCCTTTGTGGCGCGCTGCAGGACGGACGGGTCGGCATAGCCGGTCGCTTTCGCGAATATCCGGGTATTTGCGGCGGGATTCTCTGTTCGTCCGGCGCGATCGCAGCGGCGCGCCGTCCGGCATGGTGAGAACGAGGCCGTTGCGCGTTCCGGCCGGTCCTGTCTCCAGCATGGCCTCGAGAGCCGGCAGTGACGGCGACGCGGCCGGCAAAGCTGCGGACGGAACACCCGCTTTTGTCAGCGAGGCCGCGAACACTGCGAGGCTTGTTCGCAAGGCTGTAGCCCGACATGACCGTGGCTCCGGCAAGTCATGCGCTCAGAAGGCCCGCTTTGATGTAGCCGGATCATAAGGCCGGCAATGACCGGCAAAATTACCCATGCTGCCGTCCACGGCGATCGACCCGGTCAACCGATCGATCTGCAAATTGGGTCTGTTCATCATGCCGACGGCGATCTTCGCCGTGACGGCCTTGTCGGTCTCGCTCAAATTCTTCAGGTCGAACCACCCGTCCTTGCCACGGGTCAGTGCCGGCAGAAATGCGCGCGGCAGGTAGGCGCGGCCGGCACCATCGACGATTTCGACCTTTACTTCCCCGGAAAAACTCTTCAAATTATCGACCAGTGTGCTGGATTGCTTTGTCCTTCCGTCCGAACTCCGCGTCTCGGTTCTGACGTAATCCGAATCGGTGGCATTGCCACTGCCTTCGCAACTAAGGTGCAAGGCATCTGCCGACCCCGGCGACGCGCTGAAGAGAACCAGTACTGGCAGTATCGTCCTGGCTTTCATCGATCCCCCCGGCTGATGATTGACCGATGATTAACAAATTAAACCGTCTCGCCGTTCGAGACAAGGCGCTCGACATCCGTGAGCCAATTGGGCGCCTCCAAAAGCCGTGGCGCTTTCCTCGCTGAGATGATCCATTCCTCCTCA is a window from the Polymorphobacter fuscus genome containing:
- a CDS encoding alpha-galactosidase, whose translation is MAADLPDHVRIDGTGVTLVLGLASGLPTVTYWGPRLPDHTDLGALTRLGERAEANASPAVEPVLALTPLAGQGSPGRPGLAAHRDGRDWASWALVTAVDAGPGHLVITSVDPAHGLTLVHTLALHGDVLAATTTLTNNGDAALTVDELAAPVLPLPGCVDRIIGFEGRWAGEFMTRALHRSMGIWLRENRRGRTSHDSFPGLIATGADVTEAHGLAYGFHLGWSGNHRLAVETLADGRGSVAMGALFLPGEVRLAPGATRASPPLFASVSEAGLSGLSQHFHRYLRSRPEHDRLRAKPRPVHYNSWEAVYFDHDPAVLIDMASRAAAVGVERFVLDDGWFLGRRNDRAGLGDWTVDPAVWPEGLHPLVDHVTGLGMEFGLWVEPEMVNPDSNLYRAHPDWVLGAPPAPQLSFRNQLVLDFGQAAVRAHMFAAIDTLLREYPIAYLKWDMNRDLSHPGGADGRAGAVAHVDGLYAVLDQLRTAHPGVEIESCASGGGRADYGVLARTDRIWTSDSNDALDRLAIQRGFSHFFPAEVMGAHVGPATCHITGRKLSMALRVATALFGHMGMELDLRDVDAADAIELTAGVALHKAHRTLIHSGDLVRLEAMAGANAFAIVAADRSDALVSWTLVTEQRGYFAEPLRLAGLDAAADYALKPVWPQPLRTPWPLADGGVFSGAALMQAGVQMPRLHPGTAIILHLRRIEGCAPQASSSHNNFA
- a CDS encoding autotransporter outer membrane beta-barrel domain-containing protein — its product is MNQLRGGHMLAIGGSALLLLPAPVRAQCSNSPAPAPPPPLTFDVGNQGFGPGVPYNLVNNGVEGCAGSDGGVDTDGGPGFAGQAAGPISSTATNIAIGGASVSAPGEYGYGLEIVAGGGAGGNGGDAGAAAFSSVRGGDGGAGGASARIDIAFSGTIGPSAGGNLAETGLYVVARGGNGGSGGSTGTFGAGMKTGGTGGAAGAGGTILASGSGNVTVAGYALTALAIGGTGSSGGSITTTDAVNGLQGGAGGAGGLGGSAAARWGNGSISAGYGGLFVTGSGGDGGAGGSAGGASSNAGGDGGAGGNGGSASAIIDTATIKVSGGFTPADGGIVAWAVGGAGGAGGSTGGAIGSSAGNGGNGGGGGTAAASVLGGADVTGAGKDPISAIFVNANGGAGGAGGSADSVVGEAGGGGYAGAGGSASLVVGSATQTGTVTARGALTNAALVQSVGGGGGGGGQADFNAQGGAGAAGGNGGVASAQIVNGIMLANGASSSALIVQSIGGGGGVGGNTVDIALGYSVAIGGNGGLGGDGNAVTLTLGAASILGALDPFGDGGVLAQSIGGAGGAGGSATSTGSAAFSMTIGGDGGSGGIARDVLVTSAALVGTYGDHAAGIEAQSIGGGGGKGGAATSFNVTLAVPAVAIAVGGKGGIGGVAGNATIDNTGEVSTFGADAYGLKAQSIGGGGGSGGAAVARAVTLSPDKRIPAVSISVAMGGSGGSGNRGGTASLTNGGIITTAGDGAHAMMAQSIGGGGGTGGDSTAASYSGGDDGAVKISVAVAVGGAGGEGGIGGAATATNSNLLLTLGADAYGLVAQSVGGGGGIGGGGDATATAGKAKAGFSAAIAVGGGGGTGGNGGTAGATNSGGIATGGDGADGIFAQSVGGGGGAGGGGVGAANGPTLSISVGVGGNGGAGGDGGGVSVQNAGGIVTRGTDAAGLFAQSVGGGGGKGGKGGATSGGVNPINQAKSLADTLAAGFNLGGNVTQPVDGIFKIAGIGNEILKSAQELSAIAKQLAGGPYSIGAAANLDVAVSVGGRGGAAGTAGGVQVANNGQIATFGAQSDGIFAQSVGGGGGKGGAASSTDKSADDGRNQAAVGVGGAGGAGGNGGVVDVSNARDARVDTGGVLGFGIVAQSVGGGGGGAGLAGTVAGSLRSLSVSVGGSGGAQGSGGAVAIENDGIVSTGGKHGIGMLVQSIGGGGGLVRTMTTDQTFDPALIVDNPQGRLGDVHGLTLSFGGGGNPVGNAGTVVVDMAGSVATAGRTAHAIVAQSIGGGGGAVFGGQLLANNVATNTGTGNGAAVAVTLTAGASIATIGDAAYGILAQSIGGGGGLAGDLANVGNARTGVDASGIIAAGTGSAANVTVALTGAKLATQGRYAPAVLAQSVGGGGGLLGFADLLMAGTAGGSGAAGETVMVKLVATSISATGVRSPGIVVQNAGSTSGTSVLSIDATSAVTGGLSDVPQSPQPVMAGAIAILGGATNTINNAGLIAGIDGTAAAAIAINSIGGPTVLNNSGTVTGSFLNGAGANVVNNLDGGVFDARDVINLGVGGRFNNLGTLEIGGVGRNATTVLTGDFVQGTSGRLVIAADIVTGASDVLAITGRAQIAGAINVHPTTVTNRSVTVLTATQGVTLDPALVAAPRIGLYALPVTVVGNALQIQPRAFFSESATGLGRNRRTVADHLQALFESGASFDAGFNALAAVRDLADYDRALSSLSAGAPGAIAAFRFVASQDFVANMESGCSTSHSVQGNCVWSRALGSSTVQQGSVDSAGFNVRAGALQIGAQFQVADDWSVAASVGYEHSRFSGETSPFEADGDSALVGAHVRYRQGPWQISGAVDAGYGWYSGTRTIAVAQTGSSATASRRVWQIGTHGRLAYEQTIGTAAFITPFADFHLVHVRSGGYTERGPSPFNLTVLSHGRVALGGTAGVEVGGRIALSGDRIMRPFARAAVARLSNDWTVEARLAALSPQTPTFRIETPTPGTLGRFAIGAELLGKRVDLRVQYLPEFGANYRVHAGMARLSYRY
- the ampH gene encoding D-alanyl-D-alanine-carboxypeptidase/endopeptidase AmpH; the protein is MARTLVKSVLAMVGLLMSARGLAAPPADRVVEAAGLAGEVMFLESGAPGMVLTIVRNGQSTVLGYGETEKGNGKVPDGRSLFRLNSVTKVFVGEVAAALAAEGKLHLSDPLQRYAGSYKVPASGVRQVTLLDLATHSAAMPRELDDMPDGANPRAWPTRADRWKWLPGYDLPWAPGRIASYSNVGFDLLADAVEIAGGRPYADLLKLHVTGPLGMVDTGLVPTPDQCARLMVGSGLGGSFPCGDTRATGGSGGLYSTGDDMGRWLVHELADPDGSLGVSHAVYRQRQALQAAIGFDEAGPMAGLGMGWVAVDGNGITPALLTKTGGGLGFMTYMAMAPGRGVAVFVVVNRADFAMFGDITRMVNGLIANLVIR